One window of the Selenomonadales bacterium genome contains the following:
- a CDS encoding PLP-dependent aminotransferase family protein — protein MNEQRFASRLRNMQGNVIREILKLTQQPDIISFAGGLPAPDSFPAEELAEIARQVLRNDRSILQYGTTEGYGPLREFVADWVKDVGIKAKAEDVIITSGSQQGIDLVAKAMLDAGETVVVESPTYLAAIQILRTYEASFAVVHNDHAGVLVDELEAVIAKEKPKLVYLVPTFQNPTGITLSLARRKAIGEMLSRHEVILIEDDPYGRLNFTGQVLLAIKSFDTSNQVAYFGSFSKIISPGLRVGFAIAPAPLLRKMVIGKQGTDVHTSNLSQAMVYEFCRRGLLAPHIAEVARRYSRKLVVMQECLALLPADIKWTQPEGGLFIWGELPPHIDAVKLLEIAVREKVAFIPGESFFVEGGGKNTLRLNFSNATEENIRVGFARLAKALQEFE, from the coding sequence ATGAACGAGCAACGATTCGCAAGTAGACTACGTAACATGCAGGGAAATGTCATCCGGGAAATACTCAAACTCACTCAGCAACCGGATATTATTTCCTTTGCGGGAGGATTGCCGGCCCCCGACTCGTTCCCGGCAGAGGAGCTAGCCGAAATTGCGCGGCAGGTGCTCCGTAACGACAGGTCTATACTGCAGTATGGCACGACAGAAGGGTATGGCCCGCTGCGGGAGTTTGTGGCAGACTGGGTCAAAGATGTGGGAATCAAGGCTAAAGCAGAAGACGTCATCATTACATCGGGTTCACAGCAGGGGATTGACTTAGTCGCCAAGGCCATGCTGGACGCGGGAGAGACAGTGGTGGTGGAGAGCCCGACATACTTAGCTGCCATTCAGATTCTGCGCACTTATGAGGCCAGCTTCGCGGTCGTCCATAACGACCATGCCGGGGTCTTGGTCGATGAACTAGAGGCTGTAATCGCCAAAGAGAAGCCTAAGCTAGTTTACCTTGTGCCCACCTTCCAGAACCCTACCGGCATAACCCTAAGCCTTGCGCGGCGCAAAGCCATAGGCGAGATGCTTAGCCGGCACGAGGTTATTCTGATCGAGGATGACCCTTACGGCCGCCTAAACTTTACCGGTCAAGTCTTGCTGGCCATTAAGTCCTTTGATACAAGCAACCAAGTCGCATACTTCGGCAGTTTCTCCAAGATTATTTCACCGGGGCTCCGAGTGGGGTTTGCGATTGCGCCGGCTCCTTTGCTGCGCAAAATGGTAATCGGCAAGCAGGGGACGGATGTGCACACCTCGAACCTGTCGCAGGCGATGGTCTACGAGTTTTGTCGGCGCGGGCTACTTGCGCCCCACATAGCCGAGGTAGCACGACGGTACAGCAGAAAACTTGTTGTTATGCAGGAATGTCTGGCGTTGTTGCCGGCCGATATCAAGTGGACGCAGCCGGAGGGCGGTCTCTTTATCTGGGGTGAACTCCCCCCGCACATTGACGCGGTTAAGCTCTTAGAAATAGCTGTGCGCGAAAAGGTGGCGTTTATTCCGGGGGAGAGCTTCTTTGTTGAAGGCGGCGGCAAGAACACGCTAAGGCTTAATTTCAGCAACGCCACAGAGGAAAATATTCGCGTTGGCTTTGCTCGTCTCGCCAAGGCTCTACAGGAGTTTGAGTGA
- a CDS encoding DUF4080 domain-containing protein: MRVVLLALNASYVHTSLSARYLAAVCQVAGVKLHVVESNINEGAELITSKVMGLCPELLLCSVYIWNRRLMEDICTRIRLSDPGITIVWGGPEASGGWEDVLRRDDVDYVACGEGEGSVLPLIRALAQGTRPNTAGIAWRGGPLPKAPRLETLDKLPYPYVDEGWLQNKIYYFESSRGCPYNCAYCLSSREAGVRYMSLDTAKARLSHMMGKAPLIKFVDRTFNADPNRARALWEFLLSADEETRFHFEVCAHLLTADDFELLADPRAKRFQFEVGLQSASPPSLQAVNRQVDASHTLQAVRQLVQLGTVEVHLDLIAGLPAESLETFAAAVDAALATLSHRLHLGFLKLLPGTELRQKAAQLGLAYLPFAPYEVLRTPHMTAHDFTYLKALAKALDHFYNSRQAENALRYVLAQGEMTGFKLLGLLSAAEREAVQESVYLALEKYVPCSLTLKELCRLDFLCNEPHKRVPDLLLGCEPPEDEMVRHIVYHEPERLFAALPHRRGEKPGSILRQLRFGKFAHGELLFDHSRPRGERVFEV; this comes from the coding sequence ATGCGGGTAGTCCTGTTGGCGCTAAACGCCAGCTACGTGCATACGAGCCTAAGTGCGCGGTACCTAGCCGCAGTATGTCAAGTGGCGGGAGTTAAGCTCCATGTAGTCGAGTCAAACATCAACGAAGGGGCAGAGCTTATCACGAGCAAGGTTATGGGACTCTGCCCAGAACTCCTCCTGTGCTCCGTCTACATTTGGAATCGGCGCCTTATGGAAGATATCTGTACGAGGATACGCTTAAGTGACCCGGGCATTACCATAGTGTGGGGCGGCCCGGAAGCCAGCGGAGGGTGGGAGGACGTCCTTAGGCGTGACGATGTCGACTATGTCGCCTGCGGGGAAGGGGAGGGGTCGGTCCTCCCCCTCATTCGCGCGCTCGCGCAAGGGACAAGGCCAAACACAGCGGGGATTGCGTGGCGGGGCGGCCCCTTACCCAAAGCCCCGCGCCTCGAGACGCTAGACAAGCTACCCTATCCTTACGTCGACGAAGGGTGGCTGCAGAACAAAATATACTACTTTGAGAGCAGCCGCGGGTGCCCGTACAACTGCGCTTACTGCCTGTCTTCGCGCGAAGCAGGAGTGCGGTACATGTCACTAGATACTGCTAAAGCCCGCCTGTCCCACATGATGGGTAAAGCTCCGTTGATTAAGTTCGTCGACCGCACCTTTAATGCCGACCCCAATCGGGCGAGAGCGCTTTGGGAGTTTTTGCTCTCAGCCGACGAGGAAACGCGGTTTCACTTTGAGGTCTGCGCGCATCTTTTGACGGCGGATGATTTTGAGCTCTTAGCTGACCCCCGCGCCAAGCGGTTTCAGTTCGAAGTAGGCTTGCAGTCGGCTTCCCCGCCTAGCCTGCAGGCCGTTAACCGCCAGGTAGATGCGTCACATACGCTACAGGCGGTGAGGCAGCTAGTGCAACTTGGCACCGTAGAGGTGCACCTCGACTTAATCGCAGGACTGCCCGCGGAGAGCCTAGAGACTTTTGCCGCCGCCGTTGACGCCGCGCTGGCCACGTTGTCGCATCGACTGCACCTTGGCTTCCTAAAGCTCCTGCCTGGCACCGAGCTTAGGCAAAAGGCAGCTCAACTAGGCTTAGCTTACCTGCCGTTTGCGCCCTATGAGGTGCTTAGAACGCCTCACATGACAGCGCACGACTTTACTTACCTAAAGGCACTAGCTAAGGCACTAGACCACTTCTATAACTCCCGGCAAGCCGAAAATGCCTTGCGCTATGTGCTGGCGCAAGGCGAAATGACGGGGTTTAAGCTGCTTGGGCTCCTCTCTGCGGCAGAGCGCGAAGCGGTGCAAGAGAGCGTTTATCTCGCCCTGGAAAAGTACGTGCCGTGCTCTCTGACGCTTAAGGAGCTTTGCCGTCTTGACTTTCTCTGTAACGAGCCGCACAAACGAGTTCCCGACCTTCTGCTAGGCTGCGAGCCGCCCGAGGACGAAATGGTGCGGCATATAGTTTACCATGAACCCGAGCGCCTATTTGCCGCTCTGCCACACCGCCGGGGCGAAAAACCGGGGAGTATCCTGCGGCAGCTGCGCTTTGGAAAGTTTGCGCACGGTGAACTGCTGTTTGACCACAGCCGACCGCGCGGCGAGCGGGTTTTTGAGGTGTGA